GGTCAATTATGGGGAACATTTTTAAGTAGTCTTGCATATGAAAATTACAGCAACTTGGACCATATAATGAGAAAGCAAACACAAAAAGCATAACGCAGCAGAAAGTTTTCTTGCTAAAAAAAGTATCTTGAATCACCACAGTTCAACTGTTCCACAACACTACCTTCTTGTGATCAATAATTTATTGAAGTAAAACGTGGAAATTTAATTGTTCAacacattttttattaataaaaaagtcTGCATTCTGTTTATACCAATGTTTTCTGGAAGCTATAACTCTATTCTTAAAGATATATTCAAGTTTTCTAGCTACAAGTACACGTAATTCTGTAGTATCTCCTCAGATGTTCATTTCATTTCTCATGCATGTGAAAGAGCATCTCACAATAGTTCAATTGGCAGGGGACAATGAAcagaaattgaataaataacCTGCTGATTTTGTATGACGAAGGCTTCTTCTAATGATGGTCGCAGTAGTTCCATCATTTGTGTGTCTGAGAAATCATAGCATATATGCTCCAATATATCTCTGTCAGCCACAAAACCCAATGCTctgaaaacaataattattgGGATATCTGCCCGAATATATGGAAGAGTTGCCCGAATATACTGTCCCGAAGAACCCTGCAAGACCAAGAAGCATGAATCTATCTCGATCCATTTCAACGATCTAAACAAGAACAGCAAGTGCTACAGAATTCCAAATGTAGCTGGTGAACAGCATAGGGTCCTGGACGGAATGCACTAGACTTAAGGGTGAGTGCATTTACATTTTTATAAAGATAAGCAATGAATTAACTAACCCCTTTAGCACTTGTGCGAGAAAGCATTCGCACAAACATGCTACTTGCAGGCCTATTCTGAGACTCTGCCATGGATCTTACTTCAGCTACATATGCATACTTGTTAGGCTGCCTTTTCTTGAAAACATAGACATGATTTGTACTCATCTTTTCCTGTGCAATCAGGACCTTCTCACTTCCATTAATGATGAAGTATCCTCCTTGGTCATATGGACATTCTCCAAGTTCTGTAAGGTCCTTTTCTGAATTTTGAAACAATGTGCAGTAACTAGAACGTAACATAATAGGAACCTGTAAAACAGACCAACAAAATGAAAGTAGTTGATGGTAAGCAACACTaacaaaacatggaattaactaACTAATTATGCTTTTAAAATATCACCTTTCCAATGAACACTTTTGCAAAATCTTGGGTCTCAGTCACTTCTTCACAATCAAGGCCCTTCCTGATGATCTTTTTAGTGACATCCACATATAATGGAGCTGAATATGTCAGGTTCCGCAATCTTGCAGCTTTAGGAAACAGAGTGGCAGTTTCTCCATCCGATTCAGTCATCATAGGCCTACTCAAATATATTTGCCCGAAACTTATCTTGTAGATAGTCTGCAAATAAGAACATGCGTACCATGTTTAGCACAATAAAGTGAGGGAAAGAACATAAATATATGCTACAGCCTGAAAAGTACTTGCTCGTGACACTGAACAAAGTAATCCAAGACAGCTAACTTGCCATGAGATAATGATAGTATAAGTTCAGCAATTACAAGCGTATTTCCAAGGTGATTATAGGAGATTGAATTTTGATTCCAAAAGAGCAGAGCAAATCAGCAAGAGACTTCAGGAAACCCCACAAACAAAATCTCTCGTTACTTTTAGATTAAACCCATCCAAAAGACCACTTGCCAActtaaattagataaaaaacTGAGCcttttttttagagaaatttCACAAAGTCTTTCAATTGATTCCTTCTCTTGTttgcaatcaatgaaattggCCATATCCTTAGGAAAATGAACCTCGAGGTAATCTTGCTGGCGAGCGGGGTTGTGTTGGGACTCAGGGCGGATCTCGATATCAGCcgattcatcaacaatctcctGCATGGTGTTCTGGATAAACTCATCAAAAGAATCAAGCTGCTGCCGCACCAGGCCCTTCTCTTCAAAATAGGCGCTGATCACCGCCCAAGCGTCCTCCTGCGTTATCTCCTCCTCTTCCGAGACATCATCCATCGCCATCCCTCCACTACCATACTCTTCCCCAACCTCCATCATCCTCGCCCTCTCTCCAAGCTTCAAGCTCGCCCTCTAATGGCTTCTCGAGGAGGAACGAGATCGAAGAGCAGAGAAGTAGGGTTTGCAAAAGTGCGCAATTGAATGAAGAGTCTTTGAAAGCAAAAGAGTTATTGGGTCTTAAGACTGTGTCCATGTTATAGAGTGGTTCTTTTACTTATATACCCCTAAATGTGCGAAATTGCTTATAAgtccttttatttttagaatactTGTATATAGTCCCTGTAAGGTCATTTCTGGATATAATCCGCATGTACCCGAACTGTcactgtattttaaaaattaatttcttttaattattttatctctAAATCCAAAAttaggattttctttttttgtcataAAATAAGTGAATGAACCACTGCTCGGTACAGccatttattatattaaatggtGAATGAAGGATGTAATTCGAATCTTTAGAGTTAATAATACTGTTGTAATATTATGCATATATTATAGAATATCGTTCGTTTGCTATTCTTAAGACGTTTTATAGAACGATATcgttttctgtttttttaagaGATACGTagcaaaaaatttattaatttgttttattaatgaaaaatcttTTGAAAGTGCATATGATCGGACTCCAATTGTTTCATCTCACGTTTAATAGAGTTGATAAATCTCTAACAGTTAATAAACTATCATAACTAatctatatttatgtatttatttatctttaataaatttttaaatagagataCTCAtcgtttatttataaaaaaaaattataaaaaaaagaataatttaatttttgggcCGGTGCTCTTATACCGCAAAATTGATCCTTGgcaacatttaattatatatattaattaattttttttcaagcattaaaattctgtttttctttgCAGGTGGAAATCCCAAATATTTCATTTcacaaataatgataaaataaaataaaaattatagacaGAAGTTTTGGGATTTTCCCCCCATTGtcataggttttttttatttgttattaaaaattatataattttagatttttttcatcCTTTATCTTAAAATCCATAATcatgtataataataaaaatatattataaattatttatcttaaaataCATTGCCACATGGCACATATTTATTGGTTGTTCATAAAATCATgtcattaaaatttttcaaaacaaattctattttttttttaatttttatactttaagAAAATTTCTATTATCTATattactatattttttaaaaattatataaattagtaccaaatatattatatatatatatatatatatatatttggacgTAATTAGCCTTCATCCAATTTGGGCCTATTTGAAATCTCAATCCATTCCTGCTCCGATTAGGGTttggatcttcttcttctttcacaGCGATCTAGGGCGTGTTCTGCTTCTCTACGTCAATCTCCAGGTCCGATCATGGCGACAGCGTCTGGTAAGCCTTCTCGGATTCCCTCTTTCAGTCTTTGTAGTCGAATTCGGGTTCACGGTTGCATCCGTTGCTTCTTTGTATCGATTTTGGATGTGATTTGTGGTCGATTATTAGCAAGGGCTTTGATTTGTGACTTTGTTCGAGTTCCGTGTGTGTTctactttggtttttttaatttaggagCTATAAAGTTGCgatttttcttgtaatttgcTGTGTTCCTTGTCTATACGCCTGAGCATGATTTCTCTCTTGCTATTGATTTGTTGTGTTCTTTGTTTTTGATATGGaaagatcttttttttttgccagTAATTTGTTTCTGGTTTTGTTGGTAGATATGTTCATGTATATGGGATTCATGATTTcatttgatggtttttttttaaaaaatatttttcattaatatctaGAATTTATGCACAATAGAGTGTGTTCTTTGTTGGTGAAAAATTTGATTTAGCCTATTTTCATTGTAATGTGCTGTGTTTCTTGTCTGTACGCGTGAGCATGATTTTTCTCTTGCTATTAATTTGTTGTGttctttgtttttgatataGAAAGCTCTTTTTTGCCAGtaatttgtttctctttttgttgGTAGATATGTTCATGTGCATGGAACTCATGATttcatttgatgtttttttttcatacttttCATTAATATCTAGAATTTATGTAgtattttcattaatatctaGAATTTATGTACAACAGAGTGTTTTCTTTGTTGGTGAAAAAATTGATTTAGCCCTAATTTCATTGTAATGTTGGGCGGCGGAAACTTGACCTGTAATCTCTTGCTATTAATTTGTTGTGTTCTTTGTTTTGATATATAAAGCTCTTTTTTGCCAGTAATTTGTTTCTCGTTTTGTTGGTAGATATGTTCATGTATATGGGATtcatgatttgatttgatttttttaatgtctagaATTTATGTACAAGAGATTATCTTTCTTGACTGTAATTTGCAATGATCTTTGCGGGTGAACAAATTGTTTTAGCtctattttcttcattgtaATTTTTGCCTAGAAGCTTGACCTATCATCTTGGGATtcatgatttgatttgatttgattttttttaatgtctagaATTTATGTACAAGAGATTATCTTTCTTGACTGTAATTTGCAATGATCTTTGCTGGTGAACAAATTGTTTTAGCTCTATTTTCTTCATTGCAATTTTTGCCTAGAAGCTTGACCTATCATCTTCTCTATGAATTTCAGTGTCTTTTAAATCACGAGAAGATCATCGAAAACAACTTGAGTTGGAGGAGGCCCGGAAGGCCGGGTTGGCTCCTGCTGAGCTTGATGAAGATGGAAAGGAAATTAATCCTCACATACCTCAGTACATGTCCTCTGCACCTTGGTATCTTAATGCCGAGAGACCGAGTTTGAAGCATCAAAGAAAATGGAAGTCTGATCCGAATTATACAAAAGCATGGTATGATAGAGGTGCCAAGATCTTTCAAGCTGATAAATTTAGAAAGGGCGCTTGTGAAAATTGTGGTGCAATGACCCATGACAAGAAGTCATGCATGGATAGACCACGGAAGCTGGGAGCTAAATGGACAAACATGCATATAGCTCCTGATGAAAAGGTGGAGACTTTTGAACTTGATTATGATGGGAAACGTGATCGTTGGAATGGGTATGATCCTTCTACTTACGGGCTTGTTATTGAGAGATATGAAGCGAGGGATGAGGCAAGAAGGAAATATCTGAAAGAGCAGCAACTGAAAAAGCTCGAGGAGAAGAACAGTAACCAGAAGAGTCAGGATCAGGttagtgatgaagaagaagaagaagatgttgatgatgatgacttGAGGGTGGACGAAGCGAAGGTGGATGAGAGCAAGCAGATGGACTTTTGCGAAAGTGGAGAAACGTGTTCGCACAACTGGTGGCGGGAGTACAGGAACTGTGAGGAATCTGCGTATTCGTGAAGACACCGCCAAGTATCTGTTGAATCTGGATGTCGATTCTGCTCACTATGACCCAAAAAAAGCGAGATCCATGAGAGAGGACCCTGTACCTGACAGTGATCCAAATGAGAAGTTTTATGGAGGTGATAACCAGTACAGAGTCAGCGGGCAAGCTCTTGACTTCAAACAGCTCAACATTCATGCATGGGAAGCTTTTGAGAAGGGACAAGATATCCACATGCAAGCTGCTCCATCTCAAGCTGAGTTACTGTTTAAAAACTATAAGGTGATCAAGGAGAAAGTGAAGTCGAAAATGAAGGACACAATCATGGAGAAGTACGAAATGCTGCTTCTGAGGAGGAGATCCCAAGAGAGCTACTTTTGGGGCAAACGGAGAGAGAAATCGAGTATGATCGTGCTGGTCGTATTATAAAAGGGCAGGAGACTGCTCTTCCAAAGAGCAAGTACGAAGAAGATGTGTTCATTAATAACCACACTACTGTGTGGGGGTCATGGTGGAAGGATCACCAATGGGGATATAAATGCTGCAAGCAAATGATACGCAACAGCTACTGCACAGGCTCAGCGGGAATCGAGGCTGCTGAGGCCGCAGCTGATCTGATGAAGGTGAACATGGCGCGCAAGGAAGCTTCAGAAGGTTAGTATCAACATCTTTCTGTTATCTGTTATTGAAACTATGATGTACTAATTGAAGTACTAACGCTCGGGTGTTATGCAGAGGAACCtgaacaaaatgaagaaaagaatctTGCCACTTGGGGTACTGATGTTCCCGAAGATTTGGTTCTTGACCAAAAACGCCTTGCAGAAGCTCTGAAGAAggtaaacaataatataatctGATCATCCTTTGTGTGTTTTGATTATTGATAATTGAAACCTTAAAGTGCTTACTCAGTGCATGTCTTTGTCTGTGCAGGAggatgaaaaaaagaaagaagaaagggatGAACGAAAGCGGAAATACAATGTCAAGTGGAACGATGAAGTAACCGCGGAAGATATGGAGGCATATAGAATGAAGAAGGTCCACCATGATGATCCTATGAAGGATTTTCTCCACTGATTCGTCGTTTTCGGTTGTTATgttgttatatgtatatatagctTGACAAAAAATTGGCCAAGTAATGGTCATGCACTTTGAAGAATTTCTTGTCCAGGTACTCTTTTAAA
This portion of the Dioscorea cayenensis subsp. rotundata cultivar TDr96_F1 chromosome 3, TDr96_F1_v2_PseudoChromosome.rev07_lg8_w22 25.fasta, whole genome shotgun sequence genome encodes:
- the LOC120257009 gene encoding LOW QUALITY PROTEIN: pre-mRNA-splicing factor SLU7-like (The sequence of the model RefSeq protein was modified relative to this genomic sequence to represent the inferred CDS: inserted 1 base in 1 codon; deleted 1 base in 1 codon); translated protein: MATASVSFKSREDHRKQLELEEARKAGLAPAELDEDGKEINPHIPQYMSSAPWYLNAERPSLKHQRKWKSDPNYTKAWYDRGAKIFQADKFRKGACENCGAMTHDKKSCMDRPRKLGAKWTNMHIAPDEKVETFELDYDGKRDRWNGYDPSTYGLVIERYEARDEARRKYLKEQQLKKLEEKNSNQKSQDQVSDEEEEEDVDDDDLRVDEAKVDESKQMDFAKVEKRVRTTGGGSTGTVRNLRIREDTAKYLLNLDVDSAHYDPKKARSMREDPVPDSDPNEKFYGGDNQYRVSGQALDFKQLNIHAWEAFEKGQDIHMQAAPSQAELLFKNYKVIKEKVKSKMKDTIMEKYXNAASEEEIPRELLLGQTEREIEYDRAGRIIKGQETALPKSKYEEDVFINNHTTVWGSWWKDHQWGYKCCKQMIRNSYCTGSAGIEAAEAAADLMKVNMARKEASEEEPEQNEEKNLATWGTDVPEDLVLDQKRLAEALKKEDEKKKEERDERKRKYNVKWNDEVTAEDMEAYRMKKVHHDDPMKDFLH